One genomic region from Strix aluco isolate bStrAlu1 chromosome 25, bStrAlu1.hap1, whole genome shotgun sequence encodes:
- the NUDT3 gene encoding diphosphoinositol polyphosphate phosphohydrolase 1 isoform X1, with product MDWMLRGKEFCLPLEEGQTPWDVTMKQMLFHCNRSQKVLLVSSSRHPDRWIVPGGGMEPEEEPNMAAVREVCEEAGVKGTLGRLVGIFENRDRKHRTYVYVLIVTEVLEDWEDSVNIGRKREWFKIEDAIKVLQYHKPVQASYFETLRQGCLANNGTPVMTTTYSESSVSDIR from the exons ATGGATTGGATGTTGAGGGGAAAGGAATTCTGTCTTCCTCTTGAAGAAGGCCAAACGCCATGGGATGTTACTATGAAGCAAATGCTGTTCCATTGCAACCGAAGCCAGAAG GTGCTGCTGGTTAGCAGTAGTCGTCATCCTGACCGATGGATTGTCCCTGGGGGTGGCATGGAGCCCGAGGAGGAGCCCAACATGGCTGCTGTGCGAGAAGTCTGTGAAGAG GCTGGAGTGAAAGGGACGTTAGGAAGATTAGTGGGAATTTTTGAG AATCGGGACAGGAAACACAGGACATATGTTTACGTACTTATCGTCACAGAAGTGTTGGAAGACTGGGAGGACTCTGTCAATATAG gaaggaaaagggaatggTTTAAGATAGAAGATGCCATAAAAGTTCTGCAGTATCATAAACCAGTGCAGGCCTCATATTTTGAAACCTTGAGGCAAGGTTGCTTGGCAAACAACGGCACTCCTGTCATGACCACGACGTACTCTGAGAGCTCCGTGTCTGACATCAGATGA
- the SMIM29 gene encoding small integral membrane protein 29 isoform X1, protein MRGGGATGVRGRCGGVGIREGVRGGGRSVPRGAGEGAGVPPGARPACVVSPPRHLPAPPAHGAEPPAPALRRGVCGVTPPPCPTPPAPGPERGLCRVRGGPRVPGGIIPAGRPVRRGRTPPSPCGEEPVLGHEQRHGPHSPGHGGRLAGGLRPGTLPPRHPPRCPPGCGEWVMYVQKKRRFDRLRHRLLPMYSYDPAEELQESEQELLVEAEDTRVVPGWGGTSPHRPPRRDWKA, encoded by the exons ATGCGCGGGGGGGGGGCAACGGGGGTGCGGGGACGGTGTGGGGGGGTCGGAATTAGagagggggtgcgggggggcgggcggagtgtcccgcgtggggctggggagggggcgggggtgCCGCCTGGCGCTCGCCCCGCgtgtgtcgtgtcccccccccgccacctccccgcTCCTCCTGCGCATGGAGCGGAACCCCCGGCCCCAGCTCTGCGGCGGGGGGTGTGCGGGGtgaccccccctccctgccccacaccgcccgcccccggccccgagCGGGGGCTCTGCCGCGTCCGGGGAGGGCCCCGTGTCCCGGGGGGCATCATCCCGGCTGG ACGTCCCGTCCGGCGGGGCCGGACACCCCCGTCCCCATGCGGAGAGGAGCCGGTGCTGGGCCATGAGCAACGCCACggcccccacagccccgggcACGGCGGGCGACTCGCTGGTGGGCTACGTCCTGGGACCCTTCCTCCTCGTCACCCTCCTCGGTGCCCTCCTGGCTGCGGTGAGTGG GTGATGTACGTCCAGAAGAAGCGGAG GTTTGACCGGCTGCGCCACCGGCTGCTGCCCATGTACAGCTACGACCCGGCCGAGGAGCTGCAGGAGTCcgagcaggagctgctggtggagGCCGAGGACACCCGG GTGGTGCCCGGCTGGGGGGGCACCTCGCCCCATCGGCCCCCGCGCAGGGACTGGAAGGCCTGA
- the SMIM29 gene encoding small integral membrane protein 29 isoform X2 — protein sequence MSNATAPTAPGTAGDSLVGYVLGPFLLVTLLGALLAAVMYVQKKRRFDRLRHRLLPMYSYDPAEELQESEQELLVEAEDTRVVPGWGGTSPHRPPRRDWKA from the exons ATGAGCAACGCCACggcccccacagccccgggcACGGCGGGCGACTCGCTGGTGGGCTACGTCCTGGGACCCTTCCTCCTCGTCACCCTCCTCGGTGCCCTCCTGGCTGCG GTGATGTACGTCCAGAAGAAGCGGAG GTTTGACCGGCTGCGCCACCGGCTGCTGCCCATGTACAGCTACGACCCGGCCGAGGAGCTGCAGGAGTCcgagcaggagctgctggtggagGCCGAGGACACCCGG GTGGTGCCCGGCTGGGGGGGCACCTCGCCCCATCGGCCCCCGCGCAGGGACTGGAAGGCCTGA